The following is a genomic window from Pectobacterium carotovorum.
CGTTAAAAAACTCGGAACGGGTTTCATTGATGTTGGTAATTACGTACATACCGTAGATGTTACCCGTATCTTCGATCAGCGGCCAGACTTTTCCTGTGTAGACCATCGTTTGCAGCACGTTTAATGACACGTCATCACCGATTATTTCCGGGCACAACTCACCGGCAAGTGTGATTTTATCTTTCCCCGTGACGATATACTGATAACGTGGGGATTTACCGACTAAGTCATTTTAACATGTCGCCAGTTGCTGTCATGGCTTAGGGATTGGTACGGCGCAGTCTGCTGCATGAAAACGAACATATCCAGAATCATCATGATAAAAGCCCTATACGTGATCGGTTACCGTGCCCGCCTCGTTCGCTGGGGAAGAGGGTTGCAAAAAAAGCTGTCACCGCATTGGAGAATTGGCAAAAATCTCATGTATCCGTCATGGTAAGTTCTTCTTTCGTCAACGCAAGGATGGATGACTCTCGGGAGCAACGTCAGTAGGCTATCAACATC
Proteins encoded in this region:
- a CDS encoding phage tail protein, yielding MVTGKDKITLAGELCPEIIGDDVSLNVLQTMVYTGKVWPLIEDTGNIYGMYVITNINETRSEFFNDDKVWHISFTLSLERV